A segment of the Butyrivibrio fibrisolvens genome:
GAAAAAAGCCCTTGAAAACCCCATTTTCTTCTTTGATAACTGACGGATAAATAAATGTCATCTCCCATACCCTCTTTCATTATTATTCTTTGTTATGCTTTATTCACTTTTCCATTACAGTATCGGCAAAAATTACTTTTGTTTTTATTCCCTAGACCAAAGGTAAGCATACGCCTGTGTTCTGGCTGCAAAAGGCTGTGTCTTTAACAACTCTCTTACCTCTTCCTTTGTATACCACCCTGGCTCTATCTCCTCGACGTTGGATGTACTCTTTTTAAACTCACCCTTTGCTGTGCCCACAACGCACACATTAACTTCATTAGAAAAACCTACTGCGCTATAAGACCTTCCTATATGATCCTCTATGGATATAAGCTCAAGCCCTGTTTCTTCCATCAGCTCGCGCTTTGCAGCCTCATCAGCAGTTTCACCCGGATCGATAAGCCCTGCAGGAAAGTTATATACCCATGAATCAACTGCCAGCCTGAATTCTTTATTTATAAGAAGTCTTTCATGCTTCTCGTCTTCTATGATTAAAACTACTGCATCAGGCTTCATATTATGTAAGTCTTCTTCTGACTCTATTTCAGAATTGCGACTTATGATCTCGTATATTTTTTGTTCTTTGTCTTCAGTTTCATATTCCACGTCATAACGAGTAATGAATTTGCCCTGCTCTAGCTTTTTGATCAATTTGAATTTCATAACTATATATCCTATCAACACTCTATTTTCTAGCGCTTGCTTAAACTCCCAGTTATTTTGGGGAGACGCCAACGCATTCGCAGCAGATACCACTGATATAATCCTCGAGCGTCATCCGTACGAGGAATGTTCAGGGGCATCGTATGTCCATTCGTAAAAACACCTTACGCTTTCGAATAATAAATTGCGAACTGCAAAAGCCCCTATGACGAGTGGCAAGGTAGCTCGAGGATTATATCAGCGGTATCTGCCGCCAACAACCTAAAAGCTCCCCAAAACAACTGGTCATCCTGCTTTACATCGCCCCATACACGATCTGGCGAAGCCCTCTGATGAAGGCTGGATCTGCGCCGCCGTCCATTTGGGACATGTACATGATTATAAGATCTTCTTCAGGGTCAACGCAGAAGTAGGTGCCGGCTTCGCCTGTGACTTCGATAGAGCCCTCAGCTCCGTTAGATGCAGCTCTTACCGGATCCATAAGGATATTGTAATAGCATCCGTATCCATAGCCTTCTCTTCCGAATTCCTTAAGCTGCTCATCTGTCAGATGATTAGTT
Coding sequences within it:
- a CDS encoding NUDIX hydrolase, with the protein product MKFKLIKKLEQGKFITRYDVEYETEDKEQKIYEIISRNSEIESEEDLHNMKPDAVVLIIEDEKHERLLINKEFRLAVDSWVYNFPAGLIDPGETADEAAKRELMEETGLELISIEDHIGRSYSAVGFSNEVNVCVVGTAKGEFKKSTSNVEEIEPGWYTKEEVRELLKTQPFAARTQAYAYLWSRE